One Panicum virgatum strain AP13 chromosome 9K, P.virgatum_v5, whole genome shotgun sequence genomic region harbors:
- the LOC120650767 gene encoding uncharacterized protein LOC120650767 has translation MGNSSSRGRSNPRQGHGSKVAPSSPAGEQTMFKWSIDGFSSLLDKGAGWTYSRVFEALGQNWCLKLNPKDKKSGDDKEYVSLRLELANSSVRPDTVVNASFKLLIYDQSFGNHSEHEVSHSFQTASTSSGISCMISLRKLKKQSPKFLLSNCCVFGVEFLKVTTSKANTTSETLFVQKASIFNEAKTYTWDIDDFFAMKNPGYSPEFEVGGYKWNIIMYPSRDGNHLSLYLKLKKTNDLPKDTANLVELTLYIKDQETGKHRKGTGRCQFSKNSRTWGWTKLISLEDFKDSANGFLVKTKCCVVAEVAIVGSSKME, from the exons ATGGGCAACTCTTCATCTCGCG GTCGATCGAACCCCAGGCAGGGCCATGGATCCAAGGTAGCACCTTCTTCTCCAGCTGGAGAGCAGACGATGTTCAAGTGGAGCATCGATGGCTTCTCCTCACTCCTTGACAAGGGTGCAGGATGGACCTACTCAAGAGTGTTCGAGGCCCTGGGGCAGAACTG GTGCCTGAAGCTGAATCCGAAGGACAAGAAGAGCGGCGACGACAAGGAGTACGTCTCTCTTAGGCTTGAGTTGGCGAACAGCTCAGTGAGACCTGACACTGTTGTGAATGCATCTTTCAAGTTGCTGATATATGACCAGTCCTTCGGAAACCACAGCGAGCATGAAG TTAGCCACAGCTTTCAGACTGCAAGCACAAGCTCCGGAATCTCATGCATGATTTCCCTCAGAAAACTGAAGAAACAGTCCCCTAAGTTTCTTCTCAGCAATTGCTGCGTCTTTGGTGTTGAATTTCTCAAAGTTACCACTTCGAAAGCCAACACGACGTCAGAGACTCTGTTTGTCCAAAAGGCGAGCATCTTCAACGAGGCCAAAACTTACACTTGGGATATTGATGACTTCTTTGCAATGAAGAACCCAGGCTACTCTCCGGAGTTCGAAGTCGGTGGATACAAATG GAATATCATAATGTATCCGTCCCGCGATGGGAACCACCTctccttgtacctgaaacttAAAAAGACCAATGATCTGCCCAAGGACACTGCAAACCTTGTAGAACTTACTTTGTACATCAAAGACCAAGAAACTGGCAAGCACCGGAAAGGAACAG GCCGGTGCCAGTTTTCAAAGAACTCTCGTACCTGGGGATGGACTAAGCTCATTTCGCTGGAGGATTTCAAAGACTCGGCAAATGGTTTTCTCGTCAAAACCAAGTGCTGCGTTGTAGCTGAGGTCGCAATCGTCGGTTCCTCCAAGATGGAGTAG
- the LOC120650768 gene encoding uncharacterized protein LOC120650768, with amino-acid sequence MGACASSSRGRSNQGKNQKSSKVAAVPFTPAAQTVAVAGSPKMEEKSSFKWRIDGFSSLLDKQKGWTNSGYFDIKGLKWYLKLNLKDQKRGDKRDYVSLKIVLSKASDLKSDIIVEASFKLLIFDQVYGKHREHEFSHHFQTEESRKSGASCMIPVETLKEASSGFIVGDSCVFGVELINLATANATANHSSEAVHVQKTNGFSAREAYSWVIDDFLALKGRCYSPEFEIGGCKWYVTMYPSGVDDSGEFLSLYLHMAKPDASLQRSGVPVEVSLSIKDQVTSNRHTRTGRCQFVATAEEGDGWGWAKFMEVKSVKDWYLVRGSCLIEADVAIVGSCKME; translated from the exons ATGGGCGCCTGCGCCTCCTCGTCTCGCG GTCGATCAAACCAAGGCAAGAACCAGAAATCCTCAAAGGTTGCGGCCGTTCCATTTACTCCGGCAGCACAGACGGTCGCTGTGGCTGGCTCGCCTAAGATGGAAGAGAAGAGCAGCTTCAAATGGAGGATCGATGGATTCTCCTCGCTTCTTGATAAACAAAAAGGATGGACTAACTCCGGATATTTTGATATCAAGGGGCTTAAATG GTACCTGAAGTTGAACCTGAAGGACCAGAAACGTGGTGATAAAAGAGACTACGTTTCCCTTAAGATTGTGCTGTCAAAAGCTTCTGATCTGAAGTCTGACATAATCGTTGAAGCATCGTTCAAGCTCTTGATATTCGATCAAGTATACGGAAAGCACAGAGAACATGAAT TTAGCCACCATTTCCAGACTGAAGAAAGCAGAAAATCCGGGGCCTCATGCATGATCCCCGTCGAGACATTGAAGGAAGCCTCCTCCGGCTTCATCGTGGGTGACAGCTGCGTCTTCGGCGTGGAGCTCATCAATCTCGCCACTGCTAATGCTACGGCCAACCACAGTTCAGAAGCGGTGCATGTTCAGAAGACAAACGGCTTCAGCGCCCGGGAAGCCTACAGCTGGGTCATCGATGACTTCTTGGCCCTGAAGGGACGGTGTTACTCACCAGAGTTTGAGATCGGTGGCTGCAAATG GTATGTGACCATGTACCCTTCCGGCGTCGACGACAGCGGGGAGTTCCTCTCCCTCTACCTGCACATGGCCAAGCCAGACGCTTCCCTCCAGAGATCAGGAGTGCCGGTAGAAGTCAGCCTGTCCATCAAAGACCAGGTGACCAGCAATCGCCATACAAGGACAG GGCGGTGCCAGTTCGtggcgacggcggaggagggCGACGGCTGGGGATGGGCAAAGTTCATGGAGGTGAAGTCGGTGAAGGACTGGTACCTCGTGAGGGGCAGCTGCTTGATCGAGGCAGATGTTGCCATCGTTGGCTCGTGCAAGATGGAGTAG